A region from the Clavibacter sp. A6099 genome encodes:
- a CDS encoding peptidoglycan DD-metalloendopeptidase family protein gives MHHDLLRSSRASGARRSRPRGRRSLQAIVAIAAVLLTGSIAAPAHADTFASWDDVQKARGDEQAQQALVQRINDEIASLQQKVVDAQALVVQRGDEHDKAQQDADNKHAETVLLQQKVDAAAAKATKSQEQAAGLAKQLMRSGGQNLSGTLLLSEGDGTDDLLDKLGTMSKVAEKSDQIYAIALQDRNAAKSLSDQAQVALTELDALNAKAEQLLEEAAQAQLDLEQALEDQSAQKADADAKLSVITENREATEDDYQAGVRKRQADADALAASQGSAGGDVSPGAISASGWTAPLPGAVTSSKFGYRVHPIYHTTIMHAGEDLVRGYSCGETQYAAHSGTVAFAGRNGGYGNYIRIDHGGGVASAYGHIMDGGTLVRTGQQVVAGQPIARTGTTGGSTGCHLHFEIRINGNAVDPVAFMHGQGVSITSTH, from the coding sequence ATGCACCATGACCTCCTCCGGAGCTCGCGCGCCTCGGGCGCCCGACGATCGCGCCCGCGCGGACGCCGCAGCCTCCAGGCCATCGTCGCCATCGCCGCCGTCCTCCTCACCGGCTCGATCGCCGCGCCCGCCCACGCCGACACCTTCGCCTCCTGGGACGACGTGCAGAAGGCGCGCGGCGACGAGCAGGCGCAGCAGGCGCTCGTGCAGCGGATCAACGACGAGATCGCCTCCCTCCAGCAGAAGGTCGTCGACGCGCAGGCCCTCGTGGTCCAGCGCGGCGACGAGCACGACAAGGCCCAGCAGGATGCGGACAACAAGCACGCCGAGACCGTCCTGCTCCAGCAGAAGGTCGACGCGGCCGCGGCGAAGGCCACCAAGTCCCAGGAGCAGGCTGCCGGCCTCGCCAAGCAGCTGATGCGCTCCGGCGGCCAGAACCTCTCCGGCACCCTCCTCCTCAGCGAGGGCGACGGCACCGACGACCTCCTCGACAAGCTCGGCACCATGAGCAAGGTCGCCGAGAAGTCCGACCAGATCTACGCCATCGCCCTCCAGGACCGCAACGCCGCCAAGTCCCTCAGCGACCAGGCCCAGGTGGCGCTCACGGAGCTCGACGCGCTGAACGCGAAGGCCGAGCAGCTGCTCGAGGAGGCCGCCCAGGCGCAGCTGGACCTCGAGCAGGCGCTCGAGGACCAGAGCGCGCAGAAGGCCGACGCCGACGCGAAGCTCTCCGTCATCACCGAGAACCGCGAGGCCACCGAGGACGACTACCAGGCCGGCGTCCGCAAGCGGCAGGCCGACGCGGACGCGCTCGCCGCGAGCCAGGGCAGCGCGGGCGGCGACGTCTCGCCCGGCGCCATCAGCGCATCCGGCTGGACGGCGCCGCTGCCGGGAGCCGTCACGAGCAGCAAGTTCGGGTACCGCGTCCACCCGATCTACCACACCACGATCATGCACGCGGGCGAGGACCTCGTCCGCGGATACAGCTGCGGCGAGACCCAGTACGCCGCCCACTCGGGCACCGTGGCCTTCGCGGGCCGGAACGGCGGCTACGGCAACTACATCCGCATCGACCACGGCGGCGGCGTCGCCTCCGCCTACGGGCACATCATGGACGGCGGCACGCTCGTCCGCACCGGCCAGCAGGTCGTCGCGGGCCAGCCCATCGCCCGCACGGGCACCACGGGCGGCTCCACCGGCTGCCACCTCCACTTCGAGATCCGCATCAACGGGAACGCCGTCGACCCGGTGGCGTTCATGCACGGCCAGGGCGTCTCCATCACCAGCACGCATTGA
- a CDS encoding C40 family peptidase, which yields MNHLRPTTVVISTIAVGVIAVSSGVAAQTAFAATDYPSWADVQAAKANQADTQAAIDRVTELVTGLQESADHSNKAALIAGEKYAEAQAARDAKADELARLQKKADEAQATALTSRMRAGLLASHLARAGGQDITASLFASDGDDAEELLRSLGTMTKLSESTQSVYQQALADRNSAASLSQQAQVAKDDLATLADEAQKALDDANSAAATAQAAVTEQTRNSDQLIAQLALLKDSTSEIEAQYIQGITQPPIPAAVAAPAPSSGGSGSGGGSSAGGSSSGGGGSSSGGGSSAPAPVTQQPSRPAPGPAPAPAPAPAPAPAPAPAPAPAPSGNAAQVAIAFAKAQLGESYVLGGAGPNVWDCSGLVMMAYRAAGIDVGSHSVSSQYNTMQARGRLVPFSQRQAGDIVFWNDGSGFYHDAISLGGNTIIAAPKPGDVVKIQALWGGSDIMPYVGRPG from the coding sequence ATGAACCACCTCCGCCCGACCACGGTCGTCATCTCCACGATCGCCGTGGGGGTGATCGCGGTGTCCAGCGGCGTCGCCGCCCAGACCGCGTTCGCCGCCACCGACTACCCCTCGTGGGCCGACGTGCAGGCGGCGAAGGCGAACCAGGCCGACACGCAGGCCGCGATCGACCGCGTGACCGAGCTGGTCACGGGGCTGCAGGAGTCCGCGGACCACTCGAACAAGGCCGCGCTGATCGCGGGCGAGAAGTACGCCGAGGCGCAGGCCGCGCGCGACGCCAAGGCCGACGAGCTCGCGCGCCTGCAGAAGAAGGCAGACGAGGCGCAGGCCACGGCCCTCACCAGCCGGATGCGCGCCGGGCTCCTCGCGAGCCACCTCGCGCGGGCGGGCGGCCAGGACATCACGGCGAGCCTCTTCGCCTCCGACGGCGACGACGCGGAGGAGCTGCTGCGCTCGCTCGGCACCATGACGAAGCTGTCCGAGAGCACCCAGTCCGTGTACCAGCAGGCCCTCGCCGACCGCAACAGCGCCGCGTCGCTGAGCCAGCAGGCGCAGGTGGCCAAGGACGACCTCGCCACGCTCGCGGACGAGGCCCAGAAGGCGCTCGACGACGCGAACTCCGCCGCCGCGACGGCGCAGGCCGCCGTCACCGAGCAGACCCGCAACAGCGACCAGCTCATCGCCCAGCTGGCGCTCCTCAAGGACTCCACCTCGGAGATCGAGGCGCAGTACATCCAGGGCATCACGCAGCCGCCCATCCCCGCAGCAGTGGCCGCACCGGCGCCGTCCTCCGGCGGATCCGGCTCGGGCGGCGGATCCTCGGCGGGGGGCTCCTCGTCCGGTGGGGGCGGATCCTCGTCCGGCGGCGGATCCAGCGCTCCCGCCCCCGTGACCCAGCAGCCGTCGCGTCCCGCGCCCGGCCCGGCTCCGGCGCCGGCCCCCGCTCCCGCGCCGGCCCCCGCTCCCGCGCCGGCTCCCGCTCCGGCGCCCTCGGGCAACGCCGCGCAGGTCGCCATCGCGTTCGCGAAGGCCCAGCTCGGCGAGTCGTACGTGCTCGGCGGCGCGGGCCCGAACGTGTGGGACTGCTCGGGTCTCGTGATGATGGCCTACCGCGCTGCGGGCATCGACGTCGGCAGCCACTCGGTGAGCAGCCAGTACAACACCATGCAGGCGAGGGGACGCCTCGTGCCGTTCTCGCAGCGCCAGGCCGGCGACATCGTCTTCTGGAACGACGGCAGCGGCTTCTACCACGACGCCATCTCGCTCGGCGGGAACACGATCATCGCGGCGCCGAAGCCCGGCGACGTGGTGAAGATCCAGGCCCTCTGGGGTGGCAGCGACATCATGCCGTACGTCGGACGACCCGGCTGA